One Carassius auratus strain Wakin chromosome 16, ASM336829v1, whole genome shotgun sequence genomic window carries:
- the pafah1b3 gene encoding platelet-activating factor acetylhydrolase IB subunit gamma, translated as MSEDSNPAATPTPCEDIQGDGRWMSLHNRFVSDSKGKEPDVLFVGDSLVQLLHEFEVWRKLFSPLHALNFGVGGDATHHVLWRLMNGELDYISPKVVVLWVGTNNHGHTPEQICGGIMAIINVIHQKLPHAHTLVLGLLPRGKSPNPLRARNASVNDLVQAEVASLSHASFLDMDPGFIQSDGSIAHQDMYDYLHLTPRAYQRVCQPLHERIRSLLDKHAP; from the exons ATGAGTGAAGATTCAAACCCTGCAGCCACACCCACACCCTGTGAGGACATACAGGGAGATGGCCGATGGATGTCATTG CACAATCGATTTGTGTCAGACAGTAAAGGAAAGGAGCCTGATGTTCTGTTTGTTGGAGATTCACTTGTCCAGCTTCTGCATGAGTTTGAG GTTTGGCGAAAACTGTTTTCTCCTCTCCATGCTCTGAATTTTGGGGTTGGTGGGGATGCTACACACCATGTATTGTGGAGACTCATGAATGGAGAACTGGACTACATCAGCCCAAAG GTGGTGGTGTTATGGGTAGGCACTAATAATCATGGTCACACCCCAGAACAGATCTGTGGAGGCATCATGGCCATCATCAATGTGATCCATCAGAAACTGCCCCACGCTCACACTCTTGTATTG GGGTTGCTGCCGAGAGGCAAAAGTCCAAACCCTCTTCGTGCACGTAATGCGAGTGTGAATGATCTAGTTCAGGCTGAGGTAGCATCTCTGTCTCATGcctcctttctggacatggacccTGGGTTCATTCAATCAGATGGTTCCATCGCACATCAGGACATGTATGATTATCTGCACCTCACGCCTCGGGCCTACCAGAGGGTGTGCCAGCCCTTACATGAACGCATTAGATCCCTGTTAGATAAACATGCTCcctga
- the prr19 gene encoding proline-rich protein 19 — translation MKMSQQSNKSFVHKHNLLKTSSDRHSSTSKSSCQTANAAHTSKQVCSSSTRTDVHCKSSHKVRRLKTRNERNQIRGLERNRYHTVSQHSRREGGEKAHHPLACSRKERAFAKPFIPQKPSIITEGRLTSNRGIFSHEIRSIDIERLVSEQIKRDELRKEQRNKSVMHITSPLPPSIPDSVTVCCLDEVQEPEKNTPPQVKGKKSSRKEPSEINTSGFQINRGVVVSMGPSREDGKHDRNANCRKEDANSQTRQDSQSSPPRETVVLSFSRNEPIYHLCSTPVETKMNNSYDVSQTGDLKSPNGENHQNGFMNIQRFEKISRTVGFPNMEVTQMLENPQTLTSPSDLDSGARQVGDNVEQGGQMSLSCREAVKRLLTRLCQSSELSVPSLCHPLLAECKETLLQDLQKRHSFQLERNLHRLRSFLNRNQMASQLSSGQRDENCSPSSHTVENEDRCFNRNKEIWTDSAMHQDYLTQDVKQDLDKGAFTKKRRIHEWKTSSNFFSLEEPQQSHIEMFDQWRTARLSQDCMRAQHHRSRQLFNQEQNFTQHAIPKLKSPIWVDHTVDSFSQQQSLSRGEGLKNIDLDLSRISQQWREDKDLDLNLYHIYESRKQKPQASFGGSRFWSHQQQVQDETERCAPFSFSASYLSEGFQYKPFFRCPHPSNTQHRSDCLGMSYCPKTNTPDRVFYPPLYL, via the exons ATGAAGATGAGCCAGCAATCCAACAAAAGTTTTGTACATAAACATAATTTGCTGAAGACATCCAGTGACCGCCACAGTAGCACATCCAAGTCTTCATGCCAAACAGCCAATGCTGCCCACACCAGCAAACAAGTGTGCTCCAGCAGCACGAGAACAGATGTGCATTGCAAATCGTCACATAAAGTGAGGCGTCTTAAAACCAGGAACGAGAGGAATCAGATTCGAGGTCTGGAGAGGAACAGGTATCACACAGTTTCTCAGCACAGCAGAAGAGAAGGTGGTGAGAAAGCACATCATCCACTGGCTTGCTCTAGAAAAGAGAGGGCATTCGCTAAGCCATTCATACCCCAGAAACCAAGCATCATAACTGAAGGACGCCTTACTTCCAACCGAGGCATTTTCAGTCATGAGATTAGGTCCATAGATATTGAGAGGCTGGTGAGCGAGCAGATAAAGAGAGACGAGCTGAGAAAAGAGCAAAGAAATAAGTCTGTGATGCACATTACATCACCGCTGCCTCCCTCTATACCTGATTCAGTCACTGTCTGCTGTCTGGATGAGGTACAGGAACCAGAAAAGAATACGCCGCCACAAGTGAAAGGGAAGAAAAGCTCAAGAAAAGAGCCTAGTGAAATAAACACAAGTGGTTTTCAGATTAATAGAGGGGTTGTTGTATCTATGGGACCATCTAGAGAAGATGGGAAGCATGACAGAAATGCCAACTGCAGAAAGGAAGATGCCAATAGCCAAACAAGACAAGATAGTCAGAGTAGCCCCCCAAGAGAAACTGTGGTCTTGTCATTCTCCCGAAATGAACCGATTTATCACTTATGCTCTACTCCAGttgaaactaaaatgaataactcATATGATGTTTCACAAACAGGCGATCTCAAATCCCCTAATGGAGAAAACCATCAAAATGGTTTTATGAATATTCAGAGATTTGAGAAAATCTCGAGAACGGTGGGATTCCCAAACATGGAAGTTACGCAAATGCTCGAAAACCCGCAGACTTTAACCTCTCCATCTGACCTGGACTCTGGGGCTCGTCAAGTAGGAGACAATGTTGAGCAAGGAGGGCAAATGTCACTGTCATGTAGGGAAGCAGTGAAAAGGCTCCTGACAAGGTTGTGCCAGAGTTCAGAGCTCAGTGTGCCAAGCCTTTGTCATCCCCTGCTGGCTGAGTGTAAAGAGACACTACTACAGGATTTACAAAAAAGACACAGTTTCCAGTTAGAGCGCAACCTCCACAGGCTACGCTCCTTCTTGAATAGGAATCAAATGGCTTCTCAGCTCAGCTCAGGACAGAGAGATGAAAATTGTTCACCTTCTAGCCATACGGTGGAGAATGAGGATAGGTGCTTCAACAGGAACAAGGAGATATGGACAg ACAGTGCCATGCATCAGGATTACTTAACACAGGATGTTAAGCAGGACTTGGACAAAGGAGCTTTCACCAAGAAACGTAGGATACACGAGTGGAAGACCTCGTCCAATTTCTTCTCCCTTGAAGAACCGCAACAGTCACACATTGAAATG TTTGACCAGTGGAGGACAGCTAGGTTGTCTCAGGATTGCATGAGAGCTCAGCATCATCGCAGCAGACAGCTCTTTAACCAGGAACAGAACTTTACCCAGCATGCCATCCCTAAACTCAAAAGCCCCATCTGGGTTGATCATACAGTGGACTCCTTTTCTCAGCAGCAGTCACTGAGCAGAGGGGAAGGTTTGAAAAACATAGATTTAGATCTCTCAAGAATCTCTCAACAGTGGAGGGAAGACAAAGATCTTGATTTGAATTTGTATCACATATATGAGAGCAGAAAACAAAAACCGCAAGCATCTTTTGGAGGATCCAGATTCTGGTCGCATCAGCAGCAAGTTCAGGATGAAACTGAAAGATGTGCTCCCTTTTCATTCTCAGCATCTTATCTCTCAGAGGGCTTTCAATACAAGCCTTTTTTTCGCTGTCCACATCCATCTAACACCCAGCACAGGTCAGACTGTCTTGGTATGTCTTACTGTCCCAAGACAAACACACCAGATAGGGTATTTTACCCTCCCCTTTATCTTTAG